Proteins from one Nyctibius grandis isolate bNycGra1 chromosome 2, bNycGra1.pri, whole genome shotgun sequence genomic window:
- the SLC5A3 gene encoding sodium/myo-inositol cotransporter, giving the protein MRASLETADIAIVALYFVLVMCIGFFAMWKYNRSTVSGYFLAGRSMTWVAIGASLFVSNIGSEHFIGLAGSGAASGFAVGAWEFNALMLLQLLGWVFVPVYIRSGVYTMPEYLSKRFGGHRIQIYFAALSLILYIFTKLSVDLYSGALFIQESLGWNLYLSVILLIGMTALLTVTGGLVAVIYTDTLQALLMIVGALTLMIISITEVGGFEEVKKRYMLASPNITSILLTYNISNTNSCNVNPKPDALKMLREPTDEDIPWPGFLLGQTPASVWYWCADQVIVQRVLAAKNIAHAKGSTLMAGFLKLLPMFIIVVPGMISRILFADDIACINPEHCFQVCGSRAGCSNIAYPRLVMKLVPVGLRGLMMAVMIAALMSDLDSIFNSASTIFTLDVYKLIRKSATSRELMIVGRVFVAFMVVISIAWVPIIVEMQGGQMYLYIQEVADYLTPPVAALFLMGIFWKRCNEQGAFYGGMAGFVLGAIRLILAFIYRAPECNQPDTRPSFIKNIHYMYVATALFWITGIVTFVVSVLTPPPTKEQVRTTTFWAVKNRNVKGNAAEELCKGQEKNILKCNENANHIIPNGKSEENIKNIKPEDINLLVTCRDDSTPVISVSHSEVETPVDCYSNGQAALMGEKKHEEETDDRERHLKFIDWFCGFKSKNMNKRAVREMEEETVCLQMLEETTKVKVLLNIGLFCVCLLGIAMFVYFSL; this is encoded by the coding sequence aTGAGGGCTTCTTTGGAAACAGCAGACATTGCCATTGTGGCACTGTACTTCGTGCTTGTAATGTGCATAGGTTTTTTTGCCATGTGGAAATACAATCGGAGCACCGTAAGTGGCTACTTTTTGGCAGGGCGTTCTATGACCTGGGTAGCTATTGGTGCATCTTTATTTGTGAGCAATATTGGAAGTGAACATTTCATTGGGCTCGCAGGATCTGGAGCGGCGAGTGGATTTGCAGTAGGTGCATGGGAATTCAACGCCTTAATGCTTTTGCAGCTTTTAGGATGGGTCTTCGTCCCAGTCTACATCCGGTCGGGAGTATACACCATGCCTGAATACTTGTCCAAGCGTTTTGGAGGGCATAgaattcaaatatattttgcagcATTGTCTCTAATTCTTTATATCTTCACCAAACTCTCAGTTGACTTGTATTCCGGGGCACTTTTTATTCAAGAATCGCTAGGCTGGAACCTCTATTTGTCAGTTATCCTCCTTATTGGAATGACGGCACTGTTGACTGTGACTGGAGGTCTTGTGGCTGTCATCTACACAGACACCCTTCAAGCTCTGCTTATGATTGTTGGTGCCCTCACACTTATGATCATAAGTATTACGGAGGTTGGCGGGTttgaagaagttaaaaaaaggtACATGTTAGCATCACCAAATATTACATCTATCTTGTTAACCTACAACATTTCCAATACCAATTCCTGCAATGTCAACCCAAAGCCTGATGCTCTTAAAATGTTGCGTGAGCCAACAGATGAAGATATTCCCTGGCCTGGATTTCTGTTGGGACAGACCCCAGCTTCTGTCTGGTACTGGTGTGCCGATCAAGTCATAGTTCAGAGAGTTTTAGCTGCAAAAAACATTGCTCATGCCAAAGGATCCACTCTGATGGCAGGCTTCTTAAAGCTGCTGCCGATGTTTATTATAGTTGTCCCAGGGATGATTTCACGAATACTGTTTGCAGATGATATCGCCTGCATTAATCCAGAACACTGCTTTCAAGTCTGCGGGAGCAGAGCTGGATGCTCTAACATTGCCTACCCACGTTTGGTGATGAAGCTTGTGCCGGTTGGTCTGCGGGGACTGATGATGGCTGTGATGATCGCTGCACTGATGAGTGACTTGGACTCGATATTCAACAGTGCCAGCACCATATTCACGCTTGATGTCTACAAACTCATTCGGAAGAGCGCGACGTCTAGAGAACTGATGATTGTAGGAAGAGTCTTTGTTGCGTTCATGGTAGTTATAAGCATTGCCTGGGTCCCGATAATTGTAGAAATGCAAGGTGGTCAGATGTACCTTTATATTCAAGAGGTAGCGGACTATTTGACCCCACCGGTGGCTGCTCTGTTTCTTATGGGGATCTTTTGGAAGCGTTGCAATGAGCAGGGGGCTTTCTATGGCGGAATGGCCGGGTTTGTTCTTGGAGCGATACGGTTGATACTGGCGTTTATCTATCGTGCTCCTGAGTGTAACCAGCCGGATACTAGGCCAAGCTTTATCAAAAACATCCATTACATGTATGTTGCGACAGCTCTGTTCTGGATCACTGGGATTGTGACCTTTGTAGTAAGCGTCCTCACGCCTCCACCTACGAAGGAGCAGGTTCGGACGACCACTTTCTGGGCTGTGAAAAACAGGAACGTAAAAGGGaatgctgcagaggagctgtgcaAAGGGCAAGAAAAGAACATCCTCAAATGCAACGAAAACGCTAACCATATCATTCCAAACGGCAAATcggaagaaaatattaaaaatattaagccaGAGGATATCAATCTTCTGGTTACTTGCAGAGATGACAGCACCCCGGTGATTTCTGTGAGTCACTCTGAAGTCGAGACACCAGTTGATTGTTATTCGAATGGACAAGCGGCTTTgatgggggagaaaaagcaCGAGGAAGAGACTGATGATAGGGAGAGACATTTGAAATTCATAGATTGGTTCTGTGgctttaaaagtaaaaacatgAACAAGAGAGCTGTTcgggagatggaggaggagacTGTTTGTTTACAAATGCTGGAAGAGACTACAAAAGTTAAAGTATTACTAAATATTGGACTGTTCTGTGTCTGTTTGCTTGGAATAGCCATGTTTGTCTATTTCTCTTTGTGA